Proteins encoded within one genomic window of Methylomagnum ishizawai:
- a CDS encoding lmo0937 family membrane protein, with translation MLEILAIVLIVLWVLGLVSSYTLGGFIHILLVIAVIMVAVRIIQGRRPL, from the coding sequence ATGCTCGAAATCCTCGCCATCGTGCTGATCGTCCTGTGGGTCCTGGGCTTGGTGTCCTCGTACACCCTGGGCGGATTCATCCATATCCTGCTGGTGATCGCGGTCATCATGGTCGCGGTGCGTATCATCCAGGGGCGCCGCCCGCTGTAG